The following DNA comes from Desulfobaculum xiamenense.
CGATGTCATCTTCTTCAAGATAAGGGCCACTCTGTATTTCGATGATCTCTACAGGGACTTTTCCGGGATTGCCCAGACGGTGCATTGCCGTCTTCGGGATATCTACGGACTGATTCTCGTAGAGAAGCATTTCCCGATCATTCACGAGCACCTGTGCCGTTCCGCTGATCACGACCCAGTGTTCGCTGCGATGGTGATGTTTCTGCAAGGAAAGCTTGGCTCCGGGCAGAACCTCTATACGCTTGATCTTGTAGTGCGGCCCGTCCTCAAGGACCGTGTAGCTCCCCCATGGTCTGCGCACGGTGACATGCGCCTCGACAAGGGGGCTTCCCTCGGCCTTGAGCTGCGATACAACGTCCTTGACGCGCTGAACCTTGTCCGCCGGGCACACCAGCGTGGCGTCACGCGTCTGCACGACGATGAGCCCGTCCACCTCCACGACGGCGAGCTTGCCGCCGCGCGACAAAAGCAGGCTGTTGGAGCAGTCGATCTGGAGCACGTCGCCCTTGACGACGTTTCCGTCGGCGTCCTTCTCGCCGAGGCGATGCAGGGCCTCCCAACTGCCGAGGTCGTCCCAGCCGAAATCGGCCCGGACCACGGCCTGTCGCCCCACCTTCTCCATGATGCCGTAGTCCACGGAAATGTCCGGGATGCCAGCGTAGCCGTCCACGAGGGGCCGCTCGTCGCGCGCCTTCCACCATGCGTCCAACTCGGGCTGGAAGGCGGCCACGGCCTCCATGAAGGCCTTCACGGAAAACACGAACATGCCGCTGTTCCAGTAGTGCTCACCACCATCGAGGTAGCGCTGGGCGGTGGCGAGGTCCGGCTTCTCGACGAAGGCCGCAACCTCGTAGCACTCGTCGCCAAGCGCCTTGCCCCGGTGGATGTAGCCATAGCCGGTTTCGGGCTTGTCGGGCGTCACACCGAAGGTGACGAACCAGCCCTCGCGGGCGAGCCGCACACCGCGTTCGAGCGCCCCGTGCCACAATTCCGGGCGGTGGATCGTGTGATCCGAGGGAAACACGGCCACCACGGCGTCGGGATCGCGCCGCACGGCGCGCTCCATTCCGAGCATGATGGCGGGCAGCGTATTGCGACGCATCGGCTCGGCGAGCACTTGCGCGTCCAAGCCGGGATGCATGCTGCGCAACTGGCCGCGCACCTCGAAGACATGCTCCTCGTTGGTGACGACCCACAAATCCGCAGCGTCGAAGACGTCGAGCGCCCTGTCCACCGTCTCCTGCAACAGCGTCTTCTCGCCCGTCAGCGCCAGAAGCTGCTTGGGAAAAAGGCTACGGGAATACGGCCACAGGCGCGTTCCGGAACCTCCGGCCAGCACGATGGCCTGACAGCCCTCAAGAATGCCTGCGGCATGTGCGCGTTCGCTCATCGGATGATTCCTTCCGTTGACGTGTAAAAACCAGTGGTGCGGCGTGCCGCCAGCGCCAGAACTCAGCGGGGATCGAAGCTAAACGGCGACACGAAATCCCGGAACCGCTGAAGCTTCAGGTCCTTGTCCGAAAGGACCGGATTCTCCACCGGCCACGTGATGGCAAGGTCCGGATCGTTCCAGATGATTCCGGAATCGCTCCCCGGCGCGTAGAACGCATCGACCTTGTACTGAAACTCCACCTCGTCGCACAGGGTGACGTAGGCATGGGCGAAGCCCGCGGGCACAAACATCTGCAGAAAATTCTCGTCGCTCAGCGTCTCGGCGTGCCAGCGGCCATAGGTCGGCGAACCGACGCGCAGATCCACGACCACGTCGTAGACCGCGCCGCGCGTCACGCGCACCAGCTTGGCCTGCGCTGCGGGCGGCGTCTGGAAATGCAGCCCACGCAGCACCCCGGCCTTGAGCGAGCGGGCATGGTTGTCCTGAACGAAATCGACATCGACGCCATGAGCGGCAAACTCGCGACGGCTCCAGCTCTCCAGAAAGAATCCGCGCCGGTCGCCGTGCACCTTGGGCCGAATGACGAACAGCCCGGGAAAATCCGTCTCCTGAAACTCCACCTCACGCCTCCATGTGCAAGAATGGCAAATCCTTACCCGAGTTTGCAAACATAGACAACACACGTCGCGCATGGACGAATTCCCGCCCCGAATGGACCGCAAATCGCGAAAAACTTGCGACAGCGCAAGGAAACACCCGACATTGGCCGAATTTCAGAGACTTTTCCCACTTTTTCCCCTCGCATTGACATATTCGCCCGGAGCGGCATATATCCGTAGCGCTCCAGACAGGACTCCGCAGCAGCAACTCCCGAAACCGCCCGCAAGGGCGCGATGAAGACCGAGCCATGCACGAGCACCTGCCCCGCAAGGAACCGACAGCACGCACGTTGCCCATGAACGACGACGTCGTCCGCGCCGGATGCGACATCGGCACCCCACGCTACGCATCCGTCCCCTTCGACGATCTTCTCTCCCGCAGTTCCGTCATCATCTACACCGCCTCGCCCATCCCAGGTTTCCCGCTCCTCTCGCTCAGCCCAAATTTCTCCCGCGTTCTCGGTCATCCAAGCGACATCGCGCGCCACACACCGAACTTCTGGCTC
Coding sequences within:
- the rfbC gene encoding dTDP-4-dehydrorhamnose 3,5-epimerase codes for the protein MEFQETDFPGLFVIRPKVHGDRRGFFLESWSRREFAAHGVDVDFVQDNHARSLKAGVLRGLHFQTPPAAQAKLVRVTRGAVYDVVVDLRVGSPTYGRWHAETLSDENFLQMFVPAGFAHAYVTLCDEVEFQYKVDAFYAPGSDSGIIWNDPDLAITWPVENPVLSDKDLKLQRFRDFVSPFSFDPR
- a CDS encoding mannose-1-phosphate guanylyltransferase/mannose-6-phosphate isomerase; translation: MSERAHAAGILEGCQAIVLAGGSGTRLWPYSRSLFPKQLLALTGEKTLLQETVDRALDVFDAADLWVVTNEEHVFEVRGQLRSMHPGLDAQVLAEPMRRNTLPAIMLGMERAVRRDPDAVVAVFPSDHTIHRPELWHGALERGVRLAREGWFVTFGVTPDKPETGYGYIHRGKALGDECYEVAAFVEKPDLATAQRYLDGGEHYWNSGMFVFSVKAFMEAVAAFQPELDAWWKARDERPLVDGYAGIPDISVDYGIMEKVGRQAVVRADFGWDDLGSWEALHRLGEKDADGNVVKGDVLQIDCSNSLLLSRGGKLAVVEVDGLIVVQTRDATLVCPADKVQRVKDVVSQLKAEGSPLVEAHVTVRRPWGSYTVLEDGPHYKIKRIEVLPGAKLSLQKHHHRSEHWVVISGTAQVLVNDREMLLYENQSVDIPKTAMHRLGNPGKVPVEIIEIQSGPYLEEDDIVRFDDVYGRIKEVNEPGKIDD